A window of Erpetoichthys calabaricus chromosome 12, fErpCal1.3, whole genome shotgun sequence contains these coding sequences:
- the LOC114663222 gene encoding perforin-1-like, with protein MTELGWQAFFLSSFVVFFMFPATATSCKIVPIRECNNAEFVPGYNLGGEGFNIITMERKGAYIINMDVVDRANGTCKLCTNTYQGRVQQKLPASMVDWRPLPQCKMKVASSMYESSESLVNDTGSSMKNDWKVGLEITADPRFQPSMMLGGSHSRAANFAMEKSKKDKYSFSRQEVHCSFYGYRVSSTPVVSEEFSQSFRALPNQYSSYTKSQYRALIDIYGTHFMRQVHLGGKIKSITAIKTCEATMKGLSDTAVKDCLDVEASATIMQAATVKTEAHFCKEKLKKLGNSQSFSATFSERHSEVTGGQIDGGDLLFSSQSDPGAYKEWLSTLKRTPDVISYSLSPLHKIFPKDARSRQLKSALKDYILENALLRRCSRKCSAGSHTSAREPCNCMCHGDNAVKANCCPVDKGLAKLTVRNLRAKGLWGDVWTETDGSVKVSFGSIFRRTSVISDDNSPVWRETFYFDDIKISMADKITFQVYDMDSRWNSDLLGKCSFPVKRGYVSDMCAFTHGSFYFSYSLECAPSLGGPQCADYIPSPMSTELTKSYVSRNAIRIPESLLPHLYHGYVPWPQQSFNRTKEGEEP; from the exons ATGACTGAGCTGGGCTGGCAGGCGTTCTTCCTCTCCTCGTTTGTCGTCTTCTTCATGTTCCCCGCCACAGCTACATCCTGCAAAATTGTCCCCATTAGGGAATGCAACAATGCTGAATTTGTGCCCGGGTACAACCTGGGAGGGGAAGGTTTCAACATCATCACCATGGAGCGGAAAGGAGCCTACATCATCAACATGGATGTGGTGGACCGGGCCAACGGCACCTGCAAGTTGTGCACAAACACCTATCAAGGTAGAGTCCAGCAGAAGCTTCCGGCTTCgatggtggactggcgccctctgCCCCAGTGCAAGATGAAGGTCGCCAGCTCCATGTACGAGTCCAGCGAGTCTCTGGTGAACGACACCGGCTCCAGCATGAAAAACGactggaaggtgggactggagaTCACGGCAGATCCCAGGTTTCAGCCATCCATGATGCTTGGAGGATCCCATTCCAGAGCGGCCAATTTTGCtatggaaaaatcaaagaaagatAAATACAGCTTTAGCAGACAAGAGGTACACTGCAGCTTCTACGG GTACAGAGTATCATCCACCCCAGTTGTGAGTGAGGAATTCTCCCAGTCCTTCCGGGCTCTTCCTAATCAATACTCCAGCTACACAAAGTCCCAGTACCGGGCTCTGATTGACATCTACGGTACCCACTTCATGAGGCAAGTGCACCTGGGGGGAAAGATTAAAAGCATCACAGCCATTAAGACGTGTGAGGCTACCATGAAAGGCCTGAGTGACACGGCCGTGAAGGACTGCCTGGACGTGGAGGCATCAGCCACCATCATGCAAGCTGCCACAGTCAAGACTGAGGCTCATTTTTGTAAGGAGAAACTGAAAAAGCTGGGAAACTCACAAAGCTTCAGCGCCACATTCAGTGAGCGCCACTCGGAGGTAACTGGTGGGCAGATTGATGGAGGGGACCTCCTTTTCTCCTCCCAGTCAGACCCTGGTGCCTACAAGGAGTGGTTATCCACTCTGAAGAGAACTCCCGATGTCATCTCCTACTCCCTTTCACCCCTTCATAAGATCTTTCCCAAAGACGCGCGCAGTAGACAACTGAAGTCCGCTTTGAAAGATTACATCCTGGAGAACGCACTTTTGAGACGCTGCTCCAGGAAGTGTTCAGCCGGTTCACACACGAGCGCCAGGGAGCCCTGCAACTGCATGTGCCACGGTGACAATGCCGTAAAAGCCAACTGCTGTCCTGTTGATAAGGGGCTGGCTAAATTGACCGTGAGAAACTTGAGGGCTAAAGGCCTGTGGGGTGACGTTTGGACTGAAACTGATGGCTCTGTAAAGGTCTCTTTTGGATCAATCTTCAGACGCACCTCAGTCATTAGCGATGATAACAGCCCTGTGTGGAGGGAGACCTTTTACTTTGACGACATCAAAATATCCATGGCTGACAAGATCACATTTCAAGTTTATGATATGGACAGCAGATGGAACTCTGATCTGTTGGGAAAATGCTCTTTTCCAGTGAAAAGGGGATATGTCAGTGACATGTGCGCATTTACTCATGGCTCATTCTACTTCTCCTACTCGTTGGAGTGCGCCCCCAGTCTGGGTGGCCCACAGTGTGCCGACTATATTCCTTCTCCCATGAGCACAGAGCTGACGAAGAGCTATGTCTCCAGAAACGCCATCCGCATCCCAGAAAGTCTCCTGCCTCATCTCTACCACGGTTATGTTCCATGGCCACAGCAGTCTTTCAACAGGACCAAAGAAGGTGAAGAACCCTGA